In the Heterodontus francisci isolate sHetFra1 chromosome 8, sHetFra1.hap1, whole genome shotgun sequence genome, one interval contains:
- the plk3 gene encoding serine/threonine-protein kinase PLK3 — protein sequence MNSDVQKAPNGGCLHPKVARERTDLCRMVTAPKTGKCYCRGRLLGKGGFARCYEMTDISSNRIYAVKVIPHSRVSKPHQKDKIEKEIELHKSLSNKHIVKFYHNFEDDENIYIFLEHCSHKSLAHILKARKTLTEPEVRYYLRQIILGLKYLHVWDILHRDLKLGNFFVNDNMEVKVGDFGLATKLLPIDQRKRTICGTPNYLAPEVLNKQGHGPEADIWSLGCVMYTMLFGRPPFETSDLKDTYRCIRAVEYTMPSSFSVAAKDLVGSILKKNPEQRPTLDEIMNHDFFTKGFTPDVLHPSSCLMAPELSGPVPTKSFFKKVTEVFFGKRNSKDTKTICVEKDDISKLAADLMKTSICRQTSYKTENAIERTFPTGQTANSLSRKTTQEESKKSIGPAGANCETAEEGPMAQQVADAATCVLKSCLSVMPSAKKNPVGHSLHRSKPFLWVTKWVDYSNKYGFGYQLSNRTIGVLFNDGTHMSLSTDRRNVYYYLNNNQHFSFSASAIPEQLVSQMTIVRYFASYMEENLMEGGDLPRTFLEDCHDPSLFLLQWVKTDHSLLMLFSNGTLQVNFYHDHTKLILSKADHSYLLTYINKDRVACMYKLSTIMEVGCSQELCHRLTYTLKLLQQQKTDT from the exons ATGAATTCCGACGTTCAAAAAGCTCCGAATGGTGGCTGTCTTCATCCGAAAGTCGCCCGGGAGAGGACTGATTTGTGCCGGATGGTTACCGCGCCAAAGACGGGCAAATGTTATTGTCGAGGGCGGTTGCTCGGAAAG GGTGGATTTGCAAGATGCTATGAAATGACTGATATCTCCAGTAATCGAATATATGCAGTTAAAGTTATTCCACATTCCAGAGTGTCAAAGCCTCACCAGAAAGATAAG ATTGAAAAGGAAATTGAACTCCACAAATCCCTGTCCAATAAACACATAGTGAAATTCTACCATAACTTTGAAGATGATGAAAATATTTATATCTTTCTAGAACACTGCAGTCACAAG TCATTAGCGCATATATTGAAAGCAAGGAAAACTTTAACAGAGCCAGAAGTCCGGTATTACCTCAGACAGATTATCTTGGGCCTCAAGTACCTTCATGTTTGGGATATCCTTCACAGAGACCTCAAACTAG GTAACTTCTTTGTTAATGACAACATGGAAGTGAAAGTTGGGGACTTTGGCTTGGCAACTAAGCTTCTACCAATTGATCAGAGGAAGAG GACTATCTGTGGTACTCCAAACTATCTGGCACCTGAAGTACTAAACAAACAAGGTCATGGTCCTGAGGCTGACATCTGGTCCTTGGGCTGTGTAAT GTACACAATGTTGTTTGGCCGGCCACCATTTGAGACTTCTGATCTCAAAGACACCTACCGATGCATTCGAGCAGTTGAGTACACCATGCCATCGTCATTTTCAGTCGCTGCAAAGGATCTCGTTGGTAGCATCCTGAAGAAGAATCCAGAGCAACGGCCTACACTGGATGAAATTATGAACCATGACTTCTTCACAAAA GGCTTTACACCTGATGTGCTTCATCCAAGCAGCTGCCTAATGGCCCCTGAGCTGAGTGGCCCAGTTCCCACTAAAAGCTTCTTCAAAAAGGTTACAGAAGTTTTTTTTGGGAAAAGGAACTCAAAAG ATACTAAAACCATCTGTGTGGAGAAGGATGATATTTCCAAGCTTGCTGCAGATCTTATGAAGACCTCCATCTGCAGACAGACCAGCTATAAAACTGAAAATGCAATTGAG CGTACATTTCCTACTGGCCAAACTGCAAACTCCCTTTCTAGGAAAACGACACAGGAAGAATCAAAAAAATCTATTGGGCCAGCTGGTGCCAACTGTGAAA CTGCTGAAGAGGGACCCATGGCTCAGCAAGTGGCAGATGCTGCTACCTGTGTTCTCAAAAGCTGTCTTTCAGTCATGCCATCAG CAAAAAAGAATCCAGTCGGACACAGCCTGCATAGGTCTAAACCCTTCCTGTGGGTCACCAAGTGGGTTGACTACTCCAATAAATATGGTTTTGGCTACCAGTTGTCTAATCGCACAATCGGTGTCCTGTTCAATGATGGAACCCATATGAGCCTCTCAACAGACCGAAG GAATGTATATTATTACCTCAATAACAACCAGCATTTTTCCTTCTCTGCCTCTGCAATTCCAGAGCAGCTGGTCAGTCAGATGACAATTGTCCGATATTTTGCCAGCTACATGGAAGAAAATTTGATGGAG GGAGGTGACTTGCCCAGGACATTCCTTGAAGATTGTCATGATCCATCATTGTTCCTGTTGCAGTGGGTTAAAACTGATCATTCCCTATTGATGCTGTTCAGCAATGGCACTTTACAG GTTAACTTTTATCATGATCACACAAAGCTTATTCTAAGCAAAGCTGACCATTCTTACCTGCTTACATACATCAACAAGGATCGTGTTGCCTGCATGTACAAACTGAGTACCATAATGGAAGTGGGCTGTTCACAAGAACTCTGCCATCGTCTGACATACACACTGAAACTGTTGCAGCAGCAGAAGACAGACACTTAA